In Citrus sinensis cultivar Valencia sweet orange chromosome 4, DVS_A1.0, whole genome shotgun sequence, one DNA window encodes the following:
- the LOC102621303 gene encoding uncharacterized protein LOC102621303 isoform X1 → MKLTTINLLLVALIFGLSSSITDCEEEENGVGEWQILSKHNFSSQIQLHPHILLIVTVPWSGESRSLMKELSRLVTDRQDEFSSLKLMIVYRNTDKLLAGAIGADGEGVTIVYYHHSVAYKYRGKLHARNILYSVNPYLSVSPDELPLNELNSPEELKDFTESTDKALILFEFCGWTRKLLAKGKNNGTDNGINLQGNHFGLGFDKGKDRGQVSGRQDHKKENGEMKCGIESGFSGIPWIDQFNLVNANDTHETEKAATGIGLSCNFEELERFELFFSKFVNAAREFFLPPERHSFGLVSNRSLLQYLGVEDSESWLAMLKFAGCPSCSKILKEGNDLKSVLQMDNGIVSELDGDGQDLDTVLPAKKPSILLFVDRSSSSSETRRKSKETLDNFRVLAQQYLIPHQIGQETKDHPGRPSVQANQVLSTSGHPRLKLSPRAQKLKFHDKLSIMVLDEGKHVSLDSIATDSQGNSLQEILEYLLQKRKGAKLSSVAKEVGFRLLSDDIDIKIADEPLTSQTEFQPNQVSTTPSEEGLITVNVDLDKDQSPHGASIPAVERKENSKSSDMSPHHDDEQKVSVDTKEQYQKVSVDTKEQLIPEASDQYYLGHDLTTAKDVKVGEKSSSQISMSGDPQLEFQGFRGSFFFNDGNYRLLGALTGGSTIPSLAIVDPISNQHYVASKEATFNYSSMADFLHGFLNGTLLPYQRSESILQISREATHPPFVNMDFHEVDSIPRVTVHSFSDLVGLNQSDNENAFSAWNEDVVVLFSSSWCGFCQRMELVVREVFRAVKGYMKSLKNGYKNGQRDLNGEYLKNINFKLPRIYLMDCTLNDCSLILKSMTQREVYPALVLFPAERKNAISFKGDISVADVIKFIADHGNNSHDLLNENGIIWTLPEKEGRYQNLFEDPSPTIGNKEASVTEEGLHEVILKSETSKAAERDSWTKSHTSKSLHETAHSVVAGSILIATDKLLGVHPFENSKILIVKADQSVGFQGLIFNKHIGWDSLQELEKGLDFLKEAPLSFGGPLIKHRMPLVSLTRRVTKSQYPEIVPGVYFLDQSATVNEIEELKSGNHSIADYWFFLGFSGWGWDQLFHEIAQGAWTTGEDRMGHLDWPSD, encoded by the exons ATGAAGCTAACGACGATAAATCTTCTGCTTGTGGCTTTGATTTTCGGCCTATCATCTTCAATCACTGActgtgaagaagaagaaaacggCGTCGGAGAATGGCAGATCCTTTCAAAGCACAACTTCTCTTCGCAGATCCAACTCCACCCTCACATCCTCCTTATAGTCACCGTTCCTT GGTCCGGCGAATCCCGATCGTTGATGAAGGAATTGAGCCGTTTGGTTACCGACAGGCAAGACGAGTTCAGCTCGCTCAAGTTGATGATTGTTTATCGGAACACTGATAAATTGTTGGCTGGCGCTATCGGCGCCGATGGGGAGGGAGTGACGATTGTGTATTATCATCATTCTGTAGCTTACAAGTATCGGGGGAAACTTCATGCGCgaaatattttgtattctGTTAATCCTTATTTGTCAGTTTCGCCTGATGAACTTCCACTTAACGAGCTAAATTCTCCGGAGGAATTGAAAGATTTTACTGAATCAACTGATAAGGCTTTGATTCTTTTTGAGTTTTGTGGATGGACTCGTAAATTGTTGGCTAAAGGGAAGAACAATGGCACTGACAATGGAATTAACTTACAAG GGAATCATTTTGGACTAGGTTTTGATAAAGGGAAAGATAGAGGGCAAGTATCTGGAAGGCAGGATCACAAGAAG GAGAATGGAGAGATGAAGTGTGGTATTGAGAGTGGGTTTAGTGGAATCCCTTGGATTGATCAGTTCAACTTAGTAAATGCAAATGATACTCACGAGACTGAGAAGGCTGCTACTGGCATTGGATTGTCTTGTAACTTTGAAGAGCTTGAGCGTTTTGAGTTATTCTTCTCGAAGTTTGTGAATGCTGCAAGAGAGTTCTTCCTGCCTCCTGAGAGGCATAGTTTTGGTTTGGTTTCCAATAGATCATTACTTCAGTACCTTGGTGTTGAAGATTCCGAGTCATGGTTGGCAATGCTTAAGTTTGCTGGGTGTCCTAGTTGTTCTAAGATCCTTAAAGAAGGGAATGACCTCAAGAGTGTTTTGCAAATGGACAACGGAATTGTTTCTGAG CTAGATGGTGATGGCCAAGATCTTGACACCGTTTTACCTGCAAAAAAGCCATCAATACTTTTGTTCGTAGATagatcatcatcttcttctgaAACTAGAAGAAAAAGTAAGGAAACTCTGGATAATTTTAGAGTACTTGCGCAACAATATCTGATTCCTCATCAAATCGGTCAGGAGACAAAGGACCATCCTGGCAGACCCTCAGTTCAAGCTAACCAAGTTTTGAGTACATCTGGACATCCCAGATTGAAGCTATCTCCACGTGCTCAGAAGTTAAAGTTTCATGATAAGTTGTCTATCATGGTTTTGGATGAGGGAAAACATGTTAGTTTAGATAGCATAGCTACAGATTCGCAAGGCAATTCCTTGCAGGAGATCTTGGAATACCTGCTTCAGAAAAGGAAGGGAGCTAAGTTAAGCTCAGTTGCAAAAGAGGTAGGTTTCCGACTTTTGTCTGATGATATTGACATCAAAATAGCAGATGAACCATTAACCTCGCAAACTGAATTTCAGCCTAATCAAGTCTCAACAACGCCATCTGAGGAAGGCCTTATCACAGTAAATGTTGATTTAGACAAAGATCAGTCGCCTCATGGGGCAAGTATACCTGCTGTGGAGCGCAAGGAAAATTCCAAAAGCTCAGATATGTCTCCTCATCATGATGATGAACAGAAAGTTTCTGTTGATACAAAAGAACAGTATCAAAAAGTTTCTGTTGATACAAAAGAACAGTTGATACCTGAAGCATCTGATCAATATTACCTGGGTCATGATCTTACTACTGCTAAGGATGTGAAAGTGGGAGAGAAAAGTTCTTCGCAGATAAGCATGTCAGGAGATCCTCAGCTTGAGTTTCAAGGTTTTAGGGgttcctttttctttaatgatgGTAACTACCGGTTACTTGGAGCGTTGACTGGTGGCTCAACTATTCCATCCTTGGCAATAGTTGATCCCATCTCAAACCAACATTATGTTGCTTCTAAAGAGGCAACATTCAACTATTCTTCAATGGCTGATTTTCTTCATGGATTTCTTAATGGAACTCTTCTTCCATATCAACGCTCCGAGTCCATTCTTCAAATCTCTAGGGAGGCCACTCATCCACCATTTGTTAATATGGATTTCCATGAGGTGGACTCTATTCCTCGAGTTACAGTTCATTCTTTTTCTGATCTTGTTGGTCTAAATCAATCTGATAATGAAAATGCTTTCTCTGCTTGGAATGAGGATGTGGTGGTCCTTTTTAGTAGTAGTTGGTGTGGGTTTTGCCAGAGAATGGAACTGGTTGTTCGTGAAGTATTTCGAGCAGTAAAAGGCTACATGAAAAGTTTGAAGAACGGATATAAAAATGGGCAAAGGGATTTAAATGGTG aatatttgaagaatattaattttaaacttcCTCGGATCTACTTAATGGATTGCACATTGAATGATTGCAGTTTGATCCTAAAGTCCATGACTCAG AGGGAAGTCTATCCTGCTCTGGTGTTATTTCCAGCGGAGAGGAAAAATGCTATCTCTTTTAAAGGAGATATATCTGTAGCTGATGTTATCAAATTTATAGCTGATCATGGAAACAATTCTCATGATCTGTTGAATGAGAAtg GGATTATATGGACTTTACCCGAAAAAGAAGGCAGATATCAAAACCTGTTTGAGGATCCATCACCAACTATTGGTAACAAGGAAGCTTCTGTCACAGAGGAAGGTTTGCATGAAGTCATATTGAAGAGCGAGACATCAAAAGCTGCCGAAAGAGATAGTTGGACTAAATCTCACACATCAAAAAGCTTGCATGAAACAGCCCATAGTGTGGTGGCTGGTTCTATCCTTATCGCTACTGATAAGCTTCTCGGtgtacatccatttgaaaattcaaaaattctcATTGTGAAGGCAGATCAAAGTGTTGGATTTCAAGGTCTGATTTTCAACAAGCATATTGGATGGGACTCTCTACAGGAACTTGAGAAAGGGCTGGATTTCCTAAAAGAGGCTCCTCTTTCGTTTGGCGGTCCACTCATAAAACACAGAATGCCTCTTGTCAGTTTAACTCGCCGAGTTACTAAAAGTCAATACCCAGAAATCGTCCCAGGTGTTTACTTCCTCGATCAATCAGCCACAGTTAATGAGATTGAAGAGCTGAAGTCGGGCAATCATTCTATCGCGGACTACTGGTTTTTCCTGGGGTTCTCAGGCTGGGGTTGGGACCAGCTGTTTCATGAGATTGCTCAAGGAGCTTGGACTACAGGTGAAGATAGGATGGGACACTTAGATTGGCCATCCGATTGA
- the LOC102621303 gene encoding uncharacterized protein LOC102621303 isoform X3, translating to MKLTTINLLLVALIFGLSSSITDCEEEENGVGEWQILSKHNFSSQIQLHPHILLIVTVPWSGESRSLMKELSRLVTDRQDEFSSLKLMIVYRNTDKLLAGAIGADGEGVTIVYYHHSVAYKYRGKLHARNILYSVNPYLSVSPDELPLNELNSPEELKDFTESTDKALILFEFCGWTRKLLAKGKNNGTDNGINLQGNHFGLGFDKGKDRGQVSGRQDHKKENGEMKCGIESGFSGIPWIDQFNLVNANDTHETEKAATGIGLSCNFEELERFELFFSKFVNAAREFFLPPERHSFGLVSNRSLLQYLGVEDSESWLAMLKFAGCPSCSKILKEGNDLKSVLQMDNGIVSELDGDGQDLDTVLPAKKPSILLFVDRSSSSSETRRKSKETLDNFRVLAQQYLIPHQIGQETKDHPGRPSVQANQVLSTSGHPRLKLSPRAQKLKFHDKLSIMVLDEGKHVSLDSIATDSQGNSLQEILEYLLQKRKGAKLSSVAKEVGFRLLSDDIDIKIADEPLTSQTEFQPNQVSTTPSEEGLITVNVDLDKDQSPHGASIPAVERKENSKSSDMSPHHDDEQKVSVDTKEQYQKVSVDTKEQLIPEASDQYYLGHDLTTAKDVKVGEKSSSQISMSGDPQLEFQGFRGSFFFNDGNYRLLGALTGGSTIPSLAIVDPISNQHYVASKEATFNYSSMADFLHGFLNGTLLPYQRSESILQISREATHPPFVNMDFHEVDSIPRVTVHSFSDLVGLNQSDNENAFSAWNEDVVVLFSSSWCGFCQRMELVVREVFRAVKGYMKSLKNGYKNGQRDLNGGIIWTLPEKEGRYQNLFEDPSPTIGNKEASVTEEGLHEVILKSETSKAAERDSWTKSHTSKSLHETAHSVVAGSILIATDKLLGVHPFENSKILIVKADQSVGFQGLIFNKHIGWDSLQELEKGLDFLKEAPLSFGGPLIKHRMPLVSLTRRVTKSQYPEIVPGVYFLDQSATVNEIEELKSGNHSIADYWFFLGFSGWGWDQLFHEIAQGAWTTGEDRMGHLDWPSD from the exons ATGAAGCTAACGACGATAAATCTTCTGCTTGTGGCTTTGATTTTCGGCCTATCATCTTCAATCACTGActgtgaagaagaagaaaacggCGTCGGAGAATGGCAGATCCTTTCAAAGCACAACTTCTCTTCGCAGATCCAACTCCACCCTCACATCCTCCTTATAGTCACCGTTCCTT GGTCCGGCGAATCCCGATCGTTGATGAAGGAATTGAGCCGTTTGGTTACCGACAGGCAAGACGAGTTCAGCTCGCTCAAGTTGATGATTGTTTATCGGAACACTGATAAATTGTTGGCTGGCGCTATCGGCGCCGATGGGGAGGGAGTGACGATTGTGTATTATCATCATTCTGTAGCTTACAAGTATCGGGGGAAACTTCATGCGCgaaatattttgtattctGTTAATCCTTATTTGTCAGTTTCGCCTGATGAACTTCCACTTAACGAGCTAAATTCTCCGGAGGAATTGAAAGATTTTACTGAATCAACTGATAAGGCTTTGATTCTTTTTGAGTTTTGTGGATGGACTCGTAAATTGTTGGCTAAAGGGAAGAACAATGGCACTGACAATGGAATTAACTTACAAG GGAATCATTTTGGACTAGGTTTTGATAAAGGGAAAGATAGAGGGCAAGTATCTGGAAGGCAGGATCACAAGAAG GAGAATGGAGAGATGAAGTGTGGTATTGAGAGTGGGTTTAGTGGAATCCCTTGGATTGATCAGTTCAACTTAGTAAATGCAAATGATACTCACGAGACTGAGAAGGCTGCTACTGGCATTGGATTGTCTTGTAACTTTGAAGAGCTTGAGCGTTTTGAGTTATTCTTCTCGAAGTTTGTGAATGCTGCAAGAGAGTTCTTCCTGCCTCCTGAGAGGCATAGTTTTGGTTTGGTTTCCAATAGATCATTACTTCAGTACCTTGGTGTTGAAGATTCCGAGTCATGGTTGGCAATGCTTAAGTTTGCTGGGTGTCCTAGTTGTTCTAAGATCCTTAAAGAAGGGAATGACCTCAAGAGTGTTTTGCAAATGGACAACGGAATTGTTTCTGAG CTAGATGGTGATGGCCAAGATCTTGACACCGTTTTACCTGCAAAAAAGCCATCAATACTTTTGTTCGTAGATagatcatcatcttcttctgaAACTAGAAGAAAAAGTAAGGAAACTCTGGATAATTTTAGAGTACTTGCGCAACAATATCTGATTCCTCATCAAATCGGTCAGGAGACAAAGGACCATCCTGGCAGACCCTCAGTTCAAGCTAACCAAGTTTTGAGTACATCTGGACATCCCAGATTGAAGCTATCTCCACGTGCTCAGAAGTTAAAGTTTCATGATAAGTTGTCTATCATGGTTTTGGATGAGGGAAAACATGTTAGTTTAGATAGCATAGCTACAGATTCGCAAGGCAATTCCTTGCAGGAGATCTTGGAATACCTGCTTCAGAAAAGGAAGGGAGCTAAGTTAAGCTCAGTTGCAAAAGAGGTAGGTTTCCGACTTTTGTCTGATGATATTGACATCAAAATAGCAGATGAACCATTAACCTCGCAAACTGAATTTCAGCCTAATCAAGTCTCAACAACGCCATCTGAGGAAGGCCTTATCACAGTAAATGTTGATTTAGACAAAGATCAGTCGCCTCATGGGGCAAGTATACCTGCTGTGGAGCGCAAGGAAAATTCCAAAAGCTCAGATATGTCTCCTCATCATGATGATGAACAGAAAGTTTCTGTTGATACAAAAGAACAGTATCAAAAAGTTTCTGTTGATACAAAAGAACAGTTGATACCTGAAGCATCTGATCAATATTACCTGGGTCATGATCTTACTACTGCTAAGGATGTGAAAGTGGGAGAGAAAAGTTCTTCGCAGATAAGCATGTCAGGAGATCCTCAGCTTGAGTTTCAAGGTTTTAGGGgttcctttttctttaatgatgGTAACTACCGGTTACTTGGAGCGTTGACTGGTGGCTCAACTATTCCATCCTTGGCAATAGTTGATCCCATCTCAAACCAACATTATGTTGCTTCTAAAGAGGCAACATTCAACTATTCTTCAATGGCTGATTTTCTTCATGGATTTCTTAATGGAACTCTTCTTCCATATCAACGCTCCGAGTCCATTCTTCAAATCTCTAGGGAGGCCACTCATCCACCATTTGTTAATATGGATTTCCATGAGGTGGACTCTATTCCTCGAGTTACAGTTCATTCTTTTTCTGATCTTGTTGGTCTAAATCAATCTGATAATGAAAATGCTTTCTCTGCTTGGAATGAGGATGTGGTGGTCCTTTTTAGTAGTAGTTGGTGTGGGTTTTGCCAGAGAATGGAACTGGTTGTTCGTGAAGTATTTCGAGCAGTAAAAGGCTACATGAAAAGTTTGAAGAACGGATATAAAAATGGGCAAAGGGATTTAAATGGTG GGATTATATGGACTTTACCCGAAAAAGAAGGCAGATATCAAAACCTGTTTGAGGATCCATCACCAACTATTGGTAACAAGGAAGCTTCTGTCACAGAGGAAGGTTTGCATGAAGTCATATTGAAGAGCGAGACATCAAAAGCTGCCGAAAGAGATAGTTGGACTAAATCTCACACATCAAAAAGCTTGCATGAAACAGCCCATAGTGTGGTGGCTGGTTCTATCCTTATCGCTACTGATAAGCTTCTCGGtgtacatccatttgaaaattcaaaaattctcATTGTGAAGGCAGATCAAAGTGTTGGATTTCAAGGTCTGATTTTCAACAAGCATATTGGATGGGACTCTCTACAGGAACTTGAGAAAGGGCTGGATTTCCTAAAAGAGGCTCCTCTTTCGTTTGGCGGTCCACTCATAAAACACAGAATGCCTCTTGTCAGTTTAACTCGCCGAGTTACTAAAAGTCAATACCCAGAAATCGTCCCAGGTGTTTACTTCCTCGATCAATCAGCCACAGTTAATGAGATTGAAGAGCTGAAGTCGGGCAATCATTCTATCGCGGACTACTGGTTTTTCCTGGGGTTCTCAGGCTGGGGTTGGGACCAGCTGTTTCATGAGATTGCTCAAGGAGCTTGGACTACAGGTGAAGATAGGATGGGACACTTAGATTGGCCATCCGATTGA
- the LOC102621303 gene encoding uncharacterized protein LOC102621303 isoform X2, which translates to MKLTTINLLLVALIFGLSSSITDCEEEENGVGEWQILSKHNFSSQIQLHPHILLIVTVPWSGESRSLMKELSRLVTDRQDEFSSLKLMIVYRNTDKLLAGAIGADGEGVTIVYYHHSVAYKYRGKLHARNILYSVNPYLSVSPDELPLNELNSPEELKDFTESTDKALILFEFCGWTRKLLAKGKNNGTDNGINLQGNHFGLGFDKGKDRGQVSGRQDHKKENGEMKCGIESGFSGIPWIDQFNLVNANDTHETEKAATGIGLSCNFEELERFELFFSKFVNAAREFFLPPERHSFGLVSNRSLLQYLGVEDSESWLAMLKFAGCPSCSKILKEGNDLKSVLQMDNGIVSELDGDGQDLDTVLPAKKPSILLFVDRSSSSSETRRKSKETLDNFRVLAQQYLIPHQIGQETKDHPGRPSVQANQVLSTSGHPRLKLSPRAQKLKFHDKLSIMVLDEGKHVSLDSIATDSQGNSLQEILEYLLQKRKGAKLSSVAKEPNQVSTTPSEEGLITVNVDLDKDQSPHGASIPAVERKENSKSSDMSPHHDDEQKVSVDTKEQYQKVSVDTKEQLIPEASDQYYLGHDLTTAKDVKVGEKSSSQISMSGDPQLEFQGFRGSFFFNDGNYRLLGALTGGSTIPSLAIVDPISNQHYVASKEATFNYSSMADFLHGFLNGTLLPYQRSESILQISREATHPPFVNMDFHEVDSIPRVTVHSFSDLVGLNQSDNENAFSAWNEDVVVLFSSSWCGFCQRMELVVREVFRAVKGYMKSLKNGYKNGQRDLNGEYLKNINFKLPRIYLMDCTLNDCSLILKSMTQREVYPALVLFPAERKNAISFKGDISVADVIKFIADHGNNSHDLLNENGIIWTLPEKEGRYQNLFEDPSPTIGNKEASVTEEGLHEVILKSETSKAAERDSWTKSHTSKSLHETAHSVVAGSILIATDKLLGVHPFENSKILIVKADQSVGFQGLIFNKHIGWDSLQELEKGLDFLKEAPLSFGGPLIKHRMPLVSLTRRVTKSQYPEIVPGVYFLDQSATVNEIEELKSGNHSIADYWFFLGFSGWGWDQLFHEIAQGAWTTGEDRMGHLDWPSD; encoded by the exons ATGAAGCTAACGACGATAAATCTTCTGCTTGTGGCTTTGATTTTCGGCCTATCATCTTCAATCACTGActgtgaagaagaagaaaacggCGTCGGAGAATGGCAGATCCTTTCAAAGCACAACTTCTCTTCGCAGATCCAACTCCACCCTCACATCCTCCTTATAGTCACCGTTCCTT GGTCCGGCGAATCCCGATCGTTGATGAAGGAATTGAGCCGTTTGGTTACCGACAGGCAAGACGAGTTCAGCTCGCTCAAGTTGATGATTGTTTATCGGAACACTGATAAATTGTTGGCTGGCGCTATCGGCGCCGATGGGGAGGGAGTGACGATTGTGTATTATCATCATTCTGTAGCTTACAAGTATCGGGGGAAACTTCATGCGCgaaatattttgtattctGTTAATCCTTATTTGTCAGTTTCGCCTGATGAACTTCCACTTAACGAGCTAAATTCTCCGGAGGAATTGAAAGATTTTACTGAATCAACTGATAAGGCTTTGATTCTTTTTGAGTTTTGTGGATGGACTCGTAAATTGTTGGCTAAAGGGAAGAACAATGGCACTGACAATGGAATTAACTTACAAG GGAATCATTTTGGACTAGGTTTTGATAAAGGGAAAGATAGAGGGCAAGTATCTGGAAGGCAGGATCACAAGAAG GAGAATGGAGAGATGAAGTGTGGTATTGAGAGTGGGTTTAGTGGAATCCCTTGGATTGATCAGTTCAACTTAGTAAATGCAAATGATACTCACGAGACTGAGAAGGCTGCTACTGGCATTGGATTGTCTTGTAACTTTGAAGAGCTTGAGCGTTTTGAGTTATTCTTCTCGAAGTTTGTGAATGCTGCAAGAGAGTTCTTCCTGCCTCCTGAGAGGCATAGTTTTGGTTTGGTTTCCAATAGATCATTACTTCAGTACCTTGGTGTTGAAGATTCCGAGTCATGGTTGGCAATGCTTAAGTTTGCTGGGTGTCCTAGTTGTTCTAAGATCCTTAAAGAAGGGAATGACCTCAAGAGTGTTTTGCAAATGGACAACGGAATTGTTTCTGAG CTAGATGGTGATGGCCAAGATCTTGACACCGTTTTACCTGCAAAAAAGCCATCAATACTTTTGTTCGTAGATagatcatcatcttcttctgaAACTAGAAGAAAAAGTAAGGAAACTCTGGATAATTTTAGAGTACTTGCGCAACAATATCTGATTCCTCATCAAATCGGTCAGGAGACAAAGGACCATCCTGGCAGACCCTCAGTTCAAGCTAACCAAGTTTTGAGTACATCTGGACATCCCAGATTGAAGCTATCTCCACGTGCTCAGAAGTTAAAGTTTCATGATAAGTTGTCTATCATGGTTTTGGATGAGGGAAAACATGTTAGTTTAGATAGCATAGCTACAGATTCGCAAGGCAATTCCTTGCAGGAGATCTTGGAATACCTGCTTCAGAAAAGGAAGGGAGCTAAGTTAAGCTCAGTTGCAAAAGAG CCTAATCAAGTCTCAACAACGCCATCTGAGGAAGGCCTTATCACAGTAAATGTTGATTTAGACAAAGATCAGTCGCCTCATGGGGCAAGTATACCTGCTGTGGAGCGCAAGGAAAATTCCAAAAGCTCAGATATGTCTCCTCATCATGATGATGAACAGAAAGTTTCTGTTGATACAAAAGAACAGTATCAAAAAGTTTCTGTTGATACAAAAGAACAGTTGATACCTGAAGCATCTGATCAATATTACCTGGGTCATGATCTTACTACTGCTAAGGATGTGAAAGTGGGAGAGAAAAGTTCTTCGCAGATAAGCATGTCAGGAGATCCTCAGCTTGAGTTTCAAGGTTTTAGGGgttcctttttctttaatgatgGTAACTACCGGTTACTTGGAGCGTTGACTGGTGGCTCAACTATTCCATCCTTGGCAATAGTTGATCCCATCTCAAACCAACATTATGTTGCTTCTAAAGAGGCAACATTCAACTATTCTTCAATGGCTGATTTTCTTCATGGATTTCTTAATGGAACTCTTCTTCCATATCAACGCTCCGAGTCCATTCTTCAAATCTCTAGGGAGGCCACTCATCCACCATTTGTTAATATGGATTTCCATGAGGTGGACTCTATTCCTCGAGTTACAGTTCATTCTTTTTCTGATCTTGTTGGTCTAAATCAATCTGATAATGAAAATGCTTTCTCTGCTTGGAATGAGGATGTGGTGGTCCTTTTTAGTAGTAGTTGGTGTGGGTTTTGCCAGAGAATGGAACTGGTTGTTCGTGAAGTATTTCGAGCAGTAAAAGGCTACATGAAAAGTTTGAAGAACGGATATAAAAATGGGCAAAGGGATTTAAATGGTG aatatttgaagaatattaattttaaacttcCTCGGATCTACTTAATGGATTGCACATTGAATGATTGCAGTTTGATCCTAAAGTCCATGACTCAG AGGGAAGTCTATCCTGCTCTGGTGTTATTTCCAGCGGAGAGGAAAAATGCTATCTCTTTTAAAGGAGATATATCTGTAGCTGATGTTATCAAATTTATAGCTGATCATGGAAACAATTCTCATGATCTGTTGAATGAGAAtg GGATTATATGGACTTTACCCGAAAAAGAAGGCAGATATCAAAACCTGTTTGAGGATCCATCACCAACTATTGGTAACAAGGAAGCTTCTGTCACAGAGGAAGGTTTGCATGAAGTCATATTGAAGAGCGAGACATCAAAAGCTGCCGAAAGAGATAGTTGGACTAAATCTCACACATCAAAAAGCTTGCATGAAACAGCCCATAGTGTGGTGGCTGGTTCTATCCTTATCGCTACTGATAAGCTTCTCGGtgtacatccatttgaaaattcaaaaattctcATTGTGAAGGCAGATCAAAGTGTTGGATTTCAAGGTCTGATTTTCAACAAGCATATTGGATGGGACTCTCTACAGGAACTTGAGAAAGGGCTGGATTTCCTAAAAGAGGCTCCTCTTTCGTTTGGCGGTCCACTCATAAAACACAGAATGCCTCTTGTCAGTTTAACTCGCCGAGTTACTAAAAGTCAATACCCAGAAATCGTCCCAGGTGTTTACTTCCTCGATCAATCAGCCACAGTTAATGAGATTGAAGAGCTGAAGTCGGGCAATCATTCTATCGCGGACTACTGGTTTTTCCTGGGGTTCTCAGGCTGGGGTTGGGACCAGCTGTTTCATGAGATTGCTCAAGGAGCTTGGACTACAGGTGAAGATAGGATGGGACACTTAGATTGGCCATCCGATTGA